A single region of the Gossypium arboreum isolate Shixiya-1 chromosome 12, ASM2569848v2, whole genome shotgun sequence genome encodes:
- the LOC108477002 gene encoding autophagy-related protein 101 isoform X1, translating into MNCEVCQLKELEVEHFEIREVLRCILHTIVFHRALGLVRPKDVDLELFEITYVQCGDVELEKKIDEKIDHFISWVEKHPNKKSQICLSFYEVKSKQPSWFTNKTERLYWEQWYINLNVTQHPKHHSSKSHHTKLVVDPGERATEERSSRRAMVEASLREVLFQIIKFVNEKKDHVPPISEGVIYFPYEITIPSSSDSAFGMDMIKRMLHSGHPTMLS; encoded by the exons ATGAACTGCGAAGTCTGCCAACTCAAAGAACTG GAAGTGGAGCATTTTGAAATTCGCGAAGTTTTGCGCT GCATTTTACATACAATAGTGTTTCATAGAGCATTAGGTCTAGTTCGGCCCAAAGATGTGGATTTGGAGCTTTTTGAAATTACTTAT GTGCAATGTGGGGATGTggaacttgagaagaaaatagaTGAGAAGATTGATCATTTCATAAGTTGGGTGGAAAAACATCCCAATAAGAAAAGTCAG ATATGCTTATCGTTTTATGAGGTGAAAAGCAAGCAGCCATCTTGGTTCACTAATAAAACCGAGCGCTTATATTGGGAGCAATGGTATATCAATTTGAATGTTACTCAACACCCAAAACACCATTCAAGCAAATCTCATCATACCAAACTGGTCGTTGACCCCGGAG AGAGAGCTACTGAGGAGAGAAGTTCTCGTAGAGCAATGGTTGAAGCATCTCTTCGAGAGGTTCTGTTTCAAATAATAAAGTTTGTTAATGAGAAGAAGGACCATGTGCCCCCCATATCCGAGGGTGTCATTTATTTTCCATATGAAATTACCATACCAAG TTCATCAGATTCTGCGTTTGGGATGGACATGATCAAGAGGATGCTCCACAGCGGGCATCCAACCATGCTCAGCTGA
- the LOC108477002 gene encoding autophagy-related protein 101 isoform X2 encodes MNCEVCQLKELEVEHFEIREVLRCILHTIVFHRALGLVRPKDVDLELFEITYVQCGDVELEKKIDEKIDHFISWVEKHPNKKSQICLSFYEVKSKQPSWFTNKTERLYWEQWYINLNVTQHPKHHSSKSHHTKLVVDPGERATEERSSRRAMVEASLREVLFQIIKFVNEKKDHVPPISEGVIYFPYEITIPRKFQ; translated from the exons ATGAACTGCGAAGTCTGCCAACTCAAAGAACTG GAAGTGGAGCATTTTGAAATTCGCGAAGTTTTGCGCT GCATTTTACATACAATAGTGTTTCATAGAGCATTAGGTCTAGTTCGGCCCAAAGATGTGGATTTGGAGCTTTTTGAAATTACTTAT GTGCAATGTGGGGATGTggaacttgagaagaaaatagaTGAGAAGATTGATCATTTCATAAGTTGGGTGGAAAAACATCCCAATAAGAAAAGTCAG ATATGCTTATCGTTTTATGAGGTGAAAAGCAAGCAGCCATCTTGGTTCACTAATAAAACCGAGCGCTTATATTGGGAGCAATGGTATATCAATTTGAATGTTACTCAACACCCAAAACACCATTCAAGCAAATCTCATCATACCAAACTGGTCGTTGACCCCGGAG AGAGAGCTACTGAGGAGAGAAGTTCTCGTAGAGCAATGGTTGAAGCATCTCTTCGAGAGGTTCTGTTTCAAATAATAAAGTTTGTTAATGAGAAGAAGGACCATGTGCCCCCCATATCCGAGGGTGTCATTTATTTTCCATATGAAATTACCATACCAAG GAAATTTCAATGA